A window of Thermoleophilia bacterium contains these coding sequences:
- the coaE gene encoding dephospho-CoA kinase (Dephospho-CoA kinase (CoaE) performs the final step in coenzyme A biosynthesis.) gives MIHKKPGVVTIGLTGAIGAGKSTALGYFAELGALTLSADGVVRKLYEQPQVCSVIAERFGAHVLDQTGAVNRRVLAERVCSNLEDLRWLEQLTHPHVAAAIEQFIQKAPAGSVVVCEVPLLVETGMQGFFDLIVTIEAAPEVRRARSPHAFGPNVFAQFESLQASPEQRTKQSHFAYFNNGSLAGLKDFVARVYDHALSLIREQGGRDREQGGDDQDN, from the coding sequence ATGATTCACAAGAAGCCCGGGGTGGTGACTATAGGACTTACAGGGGCTATCGGGGCGGGCAAGAGCACTGCTCTGGGCTACTTTGCTGAGCTAGGGGCGCTCACTCTTTCTGCGGACGGCGTAGTGCGCAAGTTGTACGAGCAACCGCAGGTTTGCTCAGTGATTGCGGAGCGGTTTGGCGCTCACGTCCTGGACCAAACTGGAGCGGTAAACAGGCGGGTGCTAGCGGAGCGAGTTTGCTCTAATCTAGAAGACCTAAGGTGGCTCGAGCAGCTGACTCATCCGCACGTGGCTGCGGCTATCGAGCAGTTCATTCAAAAGGCCCCGGCGGGATCTGTGGTGGTATGCGAGGTACCCCTTCTGGTGGAGACGGGGATGCAAGGCTTCTTTGACCTGATTGTGACCATCGAGGCTGCTCCCGAGGTCAGGCGGGCTAGATCGCCCCACGCGTTTGGACCCAATGTTTTCGCGCAGTTTGAGAGCTTGCAAGCGTCTCCTGAACAGCGAACAAAACAGAGCCACTTTGCTTACTTCAACAACGGTTCGCTGGCAGGACTAAAGGACTTCGTAGCGCGGGTTTACGATCACGCCTTGAGCCTAATCAGAGAGCAAGGAGGTCGTGACAGAGAGCAAGGGGGCGATGACCAGGACAACTGA
- a CDS encoding lytic transglycosylase domain-containing protein, with translation MTESKGAMTRTTDALAKRRVLRWGLVLTLVLVVISAVFGLALTGKMVVPGVSERVFPIGYPKAIALAAGKYKVDPYLLAAVARAESKYDASAVSRAGAIGVMQLMPETAAWITGLAQWQGPSSPDLTDPQDSVELGACYLAYLAEVFNGHMRAALAAYNAGQGTVKRWVEEAGGLESFSLEDVRFPETRQFVERVEHYWQIYRRVYKDGFPEETGRSL, from the coding sequence GTGACAGAGAGCAAGGGGGCGATGACCAGGACAACTGATGCCCTTGCAAAACGCCGTGTGCTGCGTTGGGGGCTTGTGCTAACCCTCGTTCTGGTGGTGATAAGCGCAGTTTTTGGCTTGGCGCTTACGGGCAAGATGGTAGTCCCTGGTGTTTCGGAAAGGGTGTTTCCCATCGGTTACCCCAAAGCTATTGCTCTGGCGGCGGGCAAATACAAGGTCGACCCTTATTTGCTGGCGGCGGTGGCAAGAGCAGAGAGCAAGTACGATGCTTCGGCTGTGTCCCGGGCTGGGGCAATAGGGGTGATGCAGCTTATGCCGGAAACTGCGGCGTGGATTACTGGTCTAGCTCAGTGGCAGGGCCCTAGCAGCCCTGATTTGACCGACCCGCAAGACAGCGTCGAGTTAGGTGCCTGCTATCTTGCTTACCTTGCCGAGGTCTTTAACGGGCACATGCGCGCAGCGCTGGCGGCGTACAATGCCGGGCAGGGAACCGTAAAGCGGTGGGTTGAAGAGGCCGGTGGTCTGGAGTCGTTTTCGCTGGAAGACGTTCGTTTCCCCGAGACACGGCAATTTGTAGAGCGGGTTGAGCACTACTGGCAGATATACCGGCGGGTGTATAAAGACGGCTTTCCAGAGGAGACCGGAAGAAGCTTATGA